In Takifugu rubripes chromosome 18, fTakRub1.2, whole genome shotgun sequence, the DNA window GCTGTTCACTGAAGAGAAAGAGCAGTGGTGGGAAAACTCTTCAGCGCAGAAGCATTGTCTGATACTGCAACAGATAGCAGGTTAGATAGCTAACCAGCCCACCTGGTTGGTATTTCAGTGTGTATCCAAGAAGGCGCCCGTTGCGCTGTAAAGGTGGGCCCAATTCCAGAGTGAGGGAGTCCAAACTGCGGTTTATGGTGTTCAGAAAAGGAGGCCCTGGAACTGGGAAGCAGCATCACAAATCCAGTCAAGAGAGCGCCACATTTTGGAGGTAATTGGTGGGTTCTTTGTTTGCTACTGTAGATGCTGAATTGCAATCGTTTTTGCTAATCTCTTCGAACCAAACCGCGGCGGCTCTTGTTAGTACCCACCTCCTTCAGGAGTCTCAAATCTGCTGCTTTGACTTGGAGGGCCTTCTCCTTTATTATTAAAGACCCTGATGGAGAGGTTGTAGACGCTGTAGGGCTGGAGGCCCGGGAGCCGTCCCTCGCTGCGGTTCCCACTGAACGTCAGGACCTGCTCCTGCGGCTCCTCCTCCGGTTCGGTTTCGTGGAGGCCGCGCTGGCGGCGGTAGTAAACCTAAACGAAGCAACACGCGGTTGGACACAGAGCGGAGACTCCAACATGCGGCTAGCGCTGCTATCGAAGCGGACCTTGTATCCCTGAAGTTTCCCACGGACAGAGGACCGGGGGACGGGCTCCCAGTGCACCTCTGCAAAGGTGCTGTTGGGAACCTTGACCTGGACGCCCTTGGGAGCAGACAGCGGCACTGCAACACAGCAGTCAGGAAAAAGGCTGCTTCAAGGATCCTTAACTGAGCTCGGGTTACTATGGGAACAGGCTTTAATGATAAGTTTGCTCACGGTCTTCTCCAGAATACCCAATCACCGTTTCAGGCTCCGGGCCACTGCCGTAATCGTTGATGGCCTGAACCCTGATCTCATAGGACACGTATGTGGGAGTTCCAGACACAACGAACTGGGAAACATTGGCCACGTTCTTTGTGGACCAGTCCCCACCCGCATTCAGCTGTCGCCACTGGACTCTGTACTCCAGACCGGGCCCGTTGGACTGAAAACCTGTCAGCGGCTGAGCAGAGGAACAGAAAAGACGGAAGCATTTGGGCTCAATGCTGTTAACAGCCTTTAGTTGATAATCAAATAAAACACTTGCAGGGGTCTTTAAACCCTAAACCTACTGTCCAGGAGATCACTAAGTTGCCCGGTCCTGTTCCAATTCCTTTAACATCTGCAGGATTTTCATCGGGAGCTAAGAAACAAAAGGATAAACCAGTCATATTTTTGCAGGTTTTGATAGGATTTCGCTTGATTTCTGGACGCTGACCGGCAGGGTTGGTCCTGTATTGGTTGGAGGGTTGGCTGGGCTTGCTGTATCCAAGGCGATTCATGGCCAGGACCCTGAAGGAGTAGTACACGTGGGGGGACAGGCTGAGCTGCACCGTGGTGGAGGTGCCGTCCACCTCTGTCAGGTTGGTCCAAACCCCCGGCTGGTGGAGCAGATCCTCATACTGGATCAGGAACTCTGGAGAAAAGTTTTttgtaaaaggaagaaaattcCAGGAGCCACATCTAATATTTTATGGAAAATTGAAGCTTTGGAATATTTTCATACTCTGCGTGGGGCTGTTGTGTTCATCTCCAGGGATCCAGGTGAGCCGCACTCCCCTCTCCGTCTGGTCGGTCATCTCCAGGTCAGTCGGTGGGTCAGGTCTCTCTGTCAACACAACAGTTAGGTCCAAGAATAAAGAGAAAGATACTTGCAGGTGTAAATCAATGTCGTGGTAGCCaaaaaaaagctgaatgagACGAACACGTGAGCGAGAAATGTGGAAACGTAACAAAAACGTTGTCCATGCAAACCCCATAGCAAGGGTAAAAGGTGGGATGGGTGGTCAATCAGTATGAGATACACATCAGCTGCaaacagcattttctttgtGAACAGACCACAGGAAGACTGTAAAATTCCATTTACGGACACTGTTTACCGTAGACAATAGctggagtgggcgtggcctctgaGAGCGCAGGAAGTGCAAAAAGAGTGTTGAGGTTAGTGGCACTTATTTGAGGCAAGGAGGTGATAGAGCTCATTAAGGAAGCAGGAGAAGGTTCCTGACCCGTGAACCTACCTACGACAGTCAGCACGGCGCTGGCCGAGTCGTGGTCCAGGGTGGTGTTCATGACGCAGGTGTAGGTGCCCTTATCTCGATCCGTCACGTCCACGATGGTCAGAGTGTCGGCATCCACCACAAACCTGAAAGCACCGCAGCGTTAGAAGCGTGGCCCGCGTTTTCCGTTGGACGTCCGCCCGGTTCTCCCGCTACCTCTCGTCGTCGGGCAGCTCGCCGCTGTCCTTGAGCCAGGTCATGGTGGGGATGAGGGTCGGGTCGTGTTTGACCGTACACTCGAACGCGGCTCTCATTCCTCTCTGGACCACCTTGTACTCTGGCTGCTTTAGGATACGAGTGGGTTCTGAAACGCCCAGAAAGGCCCATGTTGTTACAAGCGTATcgtggtcatgtgactttgCGATTACAGCCGCACCGACCTTTAACCTCCAGGAAGACGTGGTTCTCCTTGATGCCCAGGTTGTTGGTGGCGATGCAGGTGTACTTCCCGCTGTTGAGCGGCTGGGCCACGTGGATCTCCAGCGTGCCGTTTTCATGAATCACATAAGGGTCACCGTCCTTAATGCTGGTTTGAATGTCTTTGAACCTTTGTGGGCGTCAGAAAAATGTTATGCTAATCATGTTGTGCTAAAAATGCTAATCTCATTCTCGCCACGGCCAAAGCTTGTGTTTACCACGTGATGACTGGGATTGGAGAGCCAAAGGACGCACAGTGAAGCAGCGCGGGGTTGTTGGTGATGACCTGGTACACTCGGTTGGGTGGTGTGAGAATCCTCGGCGCTTCCGCTACCATGAAATAGCCCGACAACGCTTTAATACACAGGCATGCATCAGAGGATTCGAGCGGTTCTGGTTCAGCTCACCGAGCACGTTGACGAAAGCATTCGCCATCAGGTACCCAAACTCGTTAGAGGCGTTACACTGGTAGACGGCGCTGGACCCGGACTGCACGCTGCTGAGGGTCACGGTGTCGCCATCCACCTTCCGCCGGAGGTCTTCAGGCGCGTCTAGTGCAGAAAGACCACGGCGGCCAAGTTGTTTCGAAGGAAGCCAGGAGCAGGGTGCGAAACGGTCTCGGAGCCACTTTACTCACTTTCTATGGAGACGCCGTTGACAAACCAGGTAATCTTCGGTTTGGGCTCGCCGCCGACTCGGCACATCAGGACGCCGGTCTCATTGGGGGCGAGGATCAGGTTCCTCGGAGCGCTGATCCAGAATGGAGCCGCTGTGGGTGGAAGACCGTGCGAGAGGATGAAAGGTGGAATGTGCAGGGTTCTGCTGTCGCCCACAGCCGGGCGCCACTGTGGCTGCCTACCTTTGACGGTGACTTTAATGATGTGGTGTGTGGAGCCCAGCCTGTTTGTGGCCGTGCAGCGGTAGTCTCCAGCGTCGGCTTCCACCACATCGGATATCTTGAGTGTTTTCTGGAAGGTCTGGAAGGATACTCTCCCACTGGGTAGCTCTCCTCCGTCCTTCTGCCAGGAGATATCTGGAGTCGGCCTGAAATCCAAACGGAACTGTTGATTTTCGTGCCGTTTCAGCCGCTTTCCTCTTGTTTTGAAAGCTGGGCGCTGACTTACAAGCCCTCAGCAATGCACTCCAACTCCAGAGTTTCCCCTCTGAGGACCATTTTGGTGCTGGTGGATCCCATCGGATACATGAACCCGGGCTGATGGTCCCCCTCTGGGTTGTCTGAGGACAGAAGCACACGACGAcatcagaaacaaaaaaacctggGGAAGGAGTGAAGTGTCATGAAGTGATGAAgcaaatggagggaaaaaaagggaagagaaTTCCAACACAGATGAGTGATGCCTCGGAATCAGTGAGAAATGCCCCTGAGAGATGTGGCCGCTGGtctgtttctatggcaacacGGAGGTTCCTGGTCAGAAGCAACCCCCTCCAGGCTCACAAGCGAAAGATCCTAATGACATTCAGTATTTCCTTGTGGTTCCATCATTGAAAATACACTCAGATGATTGTTTGGACTTGAAAGCATCATATTGACGCTCCAAAGGAAGTTTGCTTGTTTTCCATAAATGACTTAAAATGACAGAGAGCCGCGGGCGACAATGCAACGAATGACTGGGGCCAGGTGAAAGGTGCACGTTGGATAAGGGTAGGCCGGGGAGTCAAAAGAAAGAAGGGCTGGGTTCACACTGACGGAGCGGAGCAGGGATCAACCAGCAGCACTCACCACGAGAGAAATCAGTGATATTGTACAAAGCAGCCACAGTCTCATTCACTGTTTCCACTGGAACACAACAGAAAGTCAGAAGCATGCACAACTGGGGGGGCAAGCAGACCACGCTTTATTCCCTAACCCCCTCAAAGGCATCATCCATCACAAAACCACCTTTGAAAGGAGGAAAGTGTCCGCCGGCGCCACGCGCCAGCGCCTTGACTTACTGTCCAGCACGTTGAGCGAGATGGGCTGCTTCTGCTGGATGGTTTGTGTGTGAGGGAAGCGAGCGTAGCAGATGTAGTCGGGCCTGCTGTCTTCAGGAAGGACATTGGAGAAGTACAGGTCTCCGTTCAGAGCCTGGGACACCCGTTTGTCCAGCGGGAGCCTATGGAAGTCTGACGAAGGCAGAGGATTCTGGGGTTATTCTGGCACCTGAGTGTGCAAATATCTGCTAATAACTCACTGTTATCCATCCAGAAGATGACAGGAGGGGGGAGACCTGCAGGAGGTCGGCACTGCAACACCAGCGAGACCCCCTTCTGCACCACAACGGCTTCATTTCTCTCCTTTGACCACAAGGGGGACCCTGTGAGTCACAGAATTGACAAAGAAAGGCGCAGCATGAGTCCACTCGTGCATCGTGTCTGCATTTTAGATCCATTTTTTGAGTTCCAGGTGGTCCTACTTGACTGCCTGATGACAATTTTGTTGGAGAGGGCGGTGCCGTGGTCGTTGTGGGCTGTGCACTGGTACGTCCCCTCGTAAGCCTCGGCCTTTTCTCCGCTGATGTCAATGACCAGAGTTCCTGAACCGGGCTTCATCAGGACTTTGGAGTCCTTCTCAACGTCAAAGTGGGTCCCATTTCTTGTCCAAGAAAAGCTAGGGTGAGACAGCAAAATTAAAAACCCCGCAGTCATCCTCCTTATGTGTAACAACTGGAACTCGCTCGCAAGAGAATCTTTGAATTTGACCCGTGCGATGCTGGTGGCCTGTCTGATCCGTGTCTAAATCACTTGGCAGGTCTTGGCAGGTCTCCAAGACAACAGTTGCTATGGTGATTTATACTTTCACCATGCTCCTGATTAATTACGCCAGCAGAACCACGCCTATTTTCACACAAAACCTGTAACCAAAGTGTACTTAATTAAAAACTAGCGTGTGATTAGCCTAATAGCACCATTATAATCACAATCTCAAGAAAAGCTAATTGTATAATAGCTTTATTGAACAACTTTAATGTCTGGAGTTCTTGCAGGTGCATCCTAATGATGCACATCCAGGCCAGGTAAGCAGTGTTGgcgcagcagcctcagcagaacCAGGGTCTCACCTTGGATGAGGTTTCCCTTTGGCGTCACAGTGGATGACGATGTTCTCACGTGGATCAAAGATGTAATCCTTCGGGGACTGCAGCGTTATAGTCGGCGGCTGCGGCACTGGAGACACAGGAACAGGCGCAGAGTTCAGAGAACCGCGGAGGGATTTCAGCCTTAGAGAACGAAGGGGATGTGAGCGGCATGCAGCAAGCACTGACGATCGAGTGGAGCAACATCCACAGCTGCGAGGGAAAACCCACAACTGTGACTTTGCAGAAGCGGACGACAACTTACCGCCGCCCTGTTTTAAAAAGGCACGACAACATTTGGCACAACAAAAGCATGCACTGCTAGCTTGGCTACAACACACAGTTCCAAACTCAAAACTGAGATTTCAGAGGGAAAACTGCAAATCACAGAGTCGTGGCAACTTACATCCTTCCAGTACTTTAGCTTTTTGTCCAGGGTGAGAGGCCGTACCATAGCGATAGAATAGTGAGGAAAGGTGTTAGCGTTTGTGAGGAGTAAGGCTCATGTTCAGGTTAAACTCTTACAGTACTGCCTGTGCTTTTTTGAGAATTTCATCTAAAGAGGCAGGCGAAATCAATGCGAGAAAGGCAGTTGATGAACAGAatcagaaagtagaagagaaaATCATGCTGAACCATACAAAGTCTAAAATCAGAGCTCCGTCATCCGGAGCAGGAAGGTCTGAAATGTTCCGTTACAGTaggaaaatgtcaaatttcTACAGAATATGAAGCGCTCTGATCCGCATTTTAATTTAGTGGAATGTAAAAGAGATTGCTCACGATCAAGCGGAACCTCCAGCGCTGAGGCCAGATGACTCAAGAGCGTCAGTAGCACAACGCTGAAGCCTGGCGCCCACTTCCTGCCCCCGTCCATGCTTCGCTGCAGCAAGATGGCCTTTGCTAATCCAAGTTCCTCGACGCGTTGGGGGTGGTCGGTGGCGCGAAAGAGTCTGGATCCACTCTAAGAAGAGGCAGAGTGAGGACAGATGACATCATAGGTGCCTTTTTTTATCATTTGGTCAAAGCACACATGACAATCCTCAGACAGTGTTTATCTATAAAGATGACCAATATGTGCACAGACTATTTAGGCTGAACCTCAATGGAAAGTTTACGTTGCTCTCACAGTTCAACACCGAAAGAGCGAGTGAGTCAATGAGGACTGGAGCTGGCGGCAGGAGGAGGCGCAAACGTCCAAACAAACTTGAtttcagcctcaacctcaaacaACGAGAGCGTAATCACACCAGGGCACTTTTGTTTTCCACAACCGGTCGCCAAGGCTCCATCAAGATCTGGATTCTACGTGTGCGCTCACCCCGCACGAGTGTAGTCAGCTGGAAAAGCCGCGGCCTGTTGCAGCTCCACGCCGCTGGAGAGGAAGCCCGTTCGGGAATAACCGTACGCAGAAAGTGGCGCGTCAGATTTTATCCAGCTGAGTTGGGCAGCGTGTGAGAGCTAATTCGGCCCAGGGACACGGATAATTCCGCGGACACGTCCTGTTGGATATCACTCTCGCTAGTTAATCTTGAGGAAGAGGCAGCAGAGTGGGAGAAAAGTGGGGGAGCCCAACAAAACGCCGTTAAATACAGGCCGGCCTTCTAATCCTGTTACGAATTAGGCCTTTCTGAATTATGCTCATCGAGTAATCCAGATTAATTGTAATTATTCTGCCATCCTCGCAACCAAAAACCCACAGGCACGCACGACCTAAACTGCTTAGAATATTAAATCCGCTAGCTTGCGCGATCATGCTGCATGAACTTGACCTTTGGCCTTTTCCGTGTGGAGGCAGCGCTGGTGCTCAGTGCGGGGATGCGGCACGTGGCAAAGGACATTCCTCCTGGGGCGGGATTATTACTCACCGGCGCACAATTACACACGATGAATCATTTACAGGCGCTTGCCTGCTCACAGGCCACAGATGAAAAAGGGATGACGAAGAGGACGCTGCGAGGGGTTTGGTCAGCAAGACAGGACATCTCTTATCATGCTCTTCCCGCTCTTCCCTGACTCAGGGGTCATTCCCACCCACAGGCCAAACcagatttttccatctcaaGCACTCCATCACTGTCTcttcctttcacttcctgtcctccgtCCTGTACCTTTCTGAGCAGTCCCATGGGGTTCTTTTGAAGAGACTTGTCTTCTACCAGGTTACAAGAAGAGGCCAAATAGGCTTACCCAGCCTACTCGAGTCATTAGGTTGTGGGAAGGGAAAAGAACAAGCTTTCAACATTTTGCATTGGTAAATAAGGCCAAGTTAAACAACTCAGAATGGTGTTCGGGCGGCTGACAGGAGCCCCACAGGCCTTCCTGCCTCTCAGTTTTCACGCCCTGAAGCAAAAATCAATGTTGGTCACTCCACAGccttcagtcacacacaaacagccacGACAGCCTGACTGGGCAGATGAGGGCGGAAGCAAACTGGAATGGGGGGTGAGAGCGCTGTCATCCGCAGTCACATCAGACCCCAGTCATGGAGGTATTTATAAGACTCTGGAGCCTGAATGGACTCCAGCCGTCCTGAAACCTGCACATAAACCCACAGATGGATGTTTTCGGAAGTTAAGCCGAGCGTTTGTCCCGCTGGGTCGAGCAAACCCCGAACTGGGGCTTCTTTCCCGTAACCAGGTCAGTAGAATATGAGCTCTGAGCTGCGAGAGGTCCCACAAACGTGCAGCGAAGAGCTGCAGCATAAATCTGAAGCCGCTGTCTCCCTGTCACTTCAGCGCTGTTATTTGAGACAGCGGACGGAAACGCATTCAAAACTTCCCCGACACTGAAGCCTGGAGAGAGGTCAAGCCCGCAGATAGACTTTCAATGTCTGGAAAAAGAGCTTAGAACCTAAGGGAGTCGTGTAGAAATCAAACGCTAGCAAATTTGGCAAGCTAGCTGTTAGCTCAACTTCAAACTCAAACCCAGGCGGCATTAGCTTGTTCAAACAGCTAACCGCTAACCGCTAAATCGAGTGAATTGAATGAAATGCTACAATACAGttgatttcaaaagaaaaatgagatgCTATTCCAGGGTTTGAATGTGAACAATGCCAATAGTTGAGCCTACTTGGACCATCTAGAAACCATTCCTACTCTCACTCAGGCTCTTCTGCGCACAACTGATCCTTTGTGTTGGAGATAATAGCAAGATACTGTTACTGTTTGCCTCGAGGGTAAGAAGAAACAGAGGTGAGGTGTTGAGTGACAGTGTTCCCGAGTGAGAGAATGTGAGGTGATTATACCGGTTGTATTTGAACATTCAAACCGTTTCTGGATTCCTTTCAACACCGCGAAAAGTCACCGACACGCCTGAAACATGACTTGCGAGTCCCCGCGGCGTGTGTGAGCGTAAACCACCGCAAGAGAGCTTCCAGGTGGCCGTGCCAGCGCTGGAAGCTGAAGCGGGAGAACCTATGACTGTTTGACTTTAAAGAGATTTAACTGCTGACATAGACGGCCGCTGGCTCgtgcacacactcgtgcacgAGGATCTTTGGCTCA includes these proteins:
- the nrcama gene encoding neuronal cell adhesion molecule a isoform X10 yields the protein MDGGRKWAPGFSVVLLTLLSHLASALEVPLDLPQPPTITLQSPKDYIFDPRENIVIHCDAKGKPHPSFSWTRNGTHFDVEKDSKVLMKPGSGTLVIDISGEKAEAYEGTYQCTAHNDHGTALSNKIVIRQSRSPLWSKERNEAVVVQKGVSLVLQCRPPAGLPPPVIFWMDNNFHRLPLDKRVSQALNGDLYFSNVLPEDSRPDYICYARFPHTQTIQQKQPISLNVLDNNPEGDHQPGFMYPMGSTSTKMVLRGETLELECIAEGLPTPDISWQKDGGELPSGRVSFQTFQKTLKISDVVEADAGDYRCTATNRLGSTHHIIKVTVKAAPFWISAPRNLILAPNETGVLMCRVGGEPKPKITWFVNGVSIENAPEDLRRKVDGDTVTLSSVQSGSSAVYQCNASNEFGYLMANAFVNVLAEAPRILTPPNRVYQVITNNPALLHCASFGSPIPVITWFKDIQTSIKDGDPYVIHENGTLEIHVAQPLNSGKYTCIATNNLGIKENHVFLEVKEPTRILKQPEYKVVQRGMRAAFECTVKHDPTLIPTMTWLKDSGELPDDERFVVDADTLTIVDVTDRDKGTYTCVMNTTLDHDSASAVLTVVERPDPPTDLEMTDQTERGVRLTWIPGDEHNSPTQKFLIQYEDLLHQPGVWTNLTEVDGTSTTVQLSLSPHVYYSFRVLAMNRLGYSKPSQPSNQYRTNPAAPDENPADVKGIGTGPGNLVISWTPLTGFQSNGPGLEYRVQWRQLNAGGDWSTKNVANVSQFVVSGTPTYVSYEIRVQAINDYGSGPEPETVIGYSGEDLPLSAPKGVQVKVPNSTFAEVHWEPVPRSSVRGKLQGYKVYYRRQRGLHETEPEEEPQEQVLTFSGNRSEGRLPGLQPYSVYNLSIRVFNNKGEGPPSQSSRFETPEGVPGPPFLNTINRSLDSLTLELGPPLQRNGRLLGYTLKYQPVNSTHELEPPKIRTFLANETTFTLHNLNSSTLYKFYLSAKTIKGSGPFTTEEAFTVMETTVPSRQVDIATQGWFIGLMCAIALLILVLLIVCFIKRNKGGKYPVKEKEDAHQDPEIQPMKEDDGTFGEYSDMEDHKPLKGSRTPSNGTVRRDESDDSLVDYGEGGDGQFNEDGSFIGQYSGKKERDTHEGNESSEAPSPVNAMNSFV
- the nrcama gene encoding neuronal cell adhesion molecule a isoform X2, which encodes MDGGRKWAPGFSVVLLTLLSHLASALEVPLDLPQPPTITLQSPKDYIFDPRENIVIHCDAKGKPHPSFSWTRNGTHFDVEKDSKVLMKPGSGTLVIDISGEKAEAYEGTYQCTAHNDHGTALSNKIVIRQSRSPLWSKERNEAVVVQKGVSLVLQCRPPAGLPPPVIFWMDNNFHRLPLDKRVSQALNGDLYFSNVLPEDSRPDYICYARFPHTQTIQQKQPISLNVLDNNPEGDHQPGFMYPMGSTSTKMVLRGETLELECIAEGLPTPDISWQKDGGELPSGRVSFQTFQKTLKISDVVEADAGDYRCTATNRLGSTHHIIKVTVKAAPFWISAPRNLILAPNETGVLMCRVGGEPKPKITWFVNGVSIENAPEDLRRKVDGDTVTLSSVQSGSSAVYQCNASNEFGYLMANAFVNVLAEAPRILTPPNRVYQVITNNPALLHCASFGSPIPVITWFKDIQTSIKDGDPYVIHENGTLEIHVAQPLNSGKYTCIATNNLGIKENHVFLEVKEPTRILKQPEYKVVQRGMRAAFECTVKHDPTLIPTMTWLKDSGELPDDERFVVDADTLTIVDVTDRDKGTYTCVMNTTLDHDSASAVLTVVEATPTPAIVYERPDPPTDLEMTDQTERGVRLTWIPGDEHNSPTQKFLIQYEDLLHQPGVWTNLTEVDGTSTTVQLSLSPHVYYSFRVLAMNRLGYSKPSQPSNQYRTNPAAPDENPADVKGIGTGPGNLVISWTPLTGFQSNGPGLEYRVQWRQLNAGGDWSTKNVANVSQFVVSGTPTYVSYEIRVQAINDYGSGPEPETVIGYSGEDLPLSAPKGVQVKVPNSTFAEVHWEPVPRSSVRGKLQGYKVYYRRQRGLHETEPEEEPQEQVLTFSGNRSEGRLPGLQPYSVYNLSIRVFNNKGEGPPSQSSRFETPEGVPGPPFLNTINRSLDSLTLELGPPLQRNGRLLGYTLKYQPVNSTHELEPPKIRTFLANETTFTLHNLNSSTLYKFYLSAKTIKGSGPFTTEEAFTVMETIQTQPPVVTGKGPTEPLLPTSPITQSPPPLSHKAPPVGPAFGTVNTSVSEEGAVISWDYFGHHKNVYVEYIVENSKEDWKKELVNGSHWHMIKGLKPGTSYKVRVVARDPNDPTVHSTDEVLVAVPAVPSRQVDIATQGWFIGLMCAIALLILVLLIVCFIKRNKGGKYPVKEKEDAHQDPEIQPMKEDDGTFGEYSDMEDHKPLKGSRTPSNGTVRRDESDDSLVDYGEGGDGQFNEDGSFIGQYSGKKERDTHEGNESSEAPSPVNAMNSFV
- the nrcama gene encoding neuronal cell adhesion molecule a isoform X5, encoding MDGGRKWAPGFSVVLLTLLSHLASALEVPLDLPQPPTITLQSPKDYIFDPRENIVIHCDAKGKPHPSFSWTRNGTHFDVEKDSKVLMKPGSGTLVIDISGEKAEAYEGTYQCTAHNDHGTALSNKIVIRQSRSPLWSKERNEAVVVQKGVSLVLQCRPPAGLPPPVIFWMDNNFHRLPLDKRVSQALNGDLYFSNVLPEDSRPDYICYARFPHTQTIQQKQPISLNVLDNNPEGDHQPGFMYPMGSTSTKMVLRGETLELECIAEGLPTPDISWQKDGGELPSGRVSFQTFQKTLKISDVVEADAGDYRCTATNRLGSTHHIIKVTVKAAPFWISAPRNLILAPNETGVLMCRVGGEPKPKITWFVNGVSIENAPEDLRRKVDGDTVTLSSVQSGSSAVYQCNASNEFGYLMANAFVNVLAEAPRILTPPNRVYQVITNNPALLHCASFGSPIPVITWFKDIQTSIKDGDPYVIHENGTLEIHVAQPLNSGKYTCIATNNLGIKENHVFLEVKEPTRILKQPEYKVVQRGMRAAFECTVKHDPTLIPTMTWLKDSGELPDDERFVVDADTLTIVDVTDRDKGTYTCVMNTTLDHDSASAVLTVVERPDPPTDLEMTDQTERGVRLTWIPGDEHNSPTQKFLIQYEDLLHQPGVWTNLTEVDGTSTTVQLSLSPHVYYSFRVLAMNRLGYSKPSQPSNQYRTNPAAPDENPADVKGIGTGPGNLVISWTPLTGFQSNGPGLEYRVQWRQLNAGGDWSTKNVANVSQFVVSGTPTYVSYEIRVQAINDYGSGPEPETVIGYSGEDLPLSAPKGVQVKVPNSTFAEVHWEPVPRSSVRGKLQGYKVYYRRQRGLHETEPEEEPQEQVLTFSGNRSEGRLPGLQPYSVYNLSIRVFNNKGEGPPSQSSRFETPEGVPGPPFLNTINRSLDSLTLELGPPLQRNGRLLGYTLKYQPVNSTHELEPPKIRTFLANETTFTLHNLNSSTLYKFYLSAKTIKGSGPFTTEEAFTVMETIQTQPPVVTGKGPTEPLLPTSPITQSPPPLSHKAPPVGPAFGTVNTSVSEEGAVISWDYFGHHKNVYVEYIVENSKEDWKKELVNGSHWHMIKGLKPGTSYKVRVVARDPNDPTVHSTDEVLVAVPAVPSRQVDIATQGWFIGLMCAIALLILVLLIVCFIKRNKGGKYPVKEKEDAHQDPEIQPMKEDDGTFGEYSDMEDHKPLKGSRTPSNGTVRRDESDDSLVDYGEGGDGQFNEDGSFIGQYSGKKERDTHEGNESSEAPSPVNAMNSFV
- the nrcama gene encoding neuronal cell adhesion molecule a isoform X3; the protein is MDGGRKWAPGFSVVLLTLLSHLASALEVPLDPKVLEGLPQPPTITLQSPKDYIFDPRENIVIHCDAKGKPHPSFSWTRNGTHFDVEKDSKVLMKPGSGTLVIDISGEKAEAYEGTYQCTAHNDHGTALSNKIVIRQSRSPLWSKERNEAVVVQKGVSLVLQCRPPAGLPPPVIFWMDNNFHRLPLDKRVSQALNGDLYFSNVLPEDSRPDYICYARFPHTQTIQQKQPISLNVLDNNPEGDHQPGFMYPMGSTSTKMVLRGETLELECIAEGLPTPDISWQKDGGELPSGRVSFQTFQKTLKISDVVEADAGDYRCTATNRLGSTHHIIKVTVKAAPFWISAPRNLILAPNETGVLMCRVGGEPKPKITWFVNGVSIENAPEDLRRKVDGDTVTLSSVQSGSSAVYQCNASNEFGYLMANAFVNVLAEAPRILTPPNRVYQVITNNPALLHCASFGSPIPVITWFKDIQTSIKDGDPYVIHENGTLEIHVAQPLNSGKYTCIATNNLGIKENHVFLEVKEPTRILKQPEYKVVQRGMRAAFECTVKHDPTLIPTMTWLKDSGELPDDERFVVDADTLTIVDVTDRDKGTYTCVMNTTLDHDSASAVLTVVERPDPPTDLEMTDQTERGVRLTWIPGDEHNSPTQKFLIQYEDLLHQPGVWTNLTEVDGTSTTVQLSLSPHVYYSFRVLAMNRLGYSKPSQPSNQYRTNPAAPDENPADVKGIGTGPGNLVISWTPLTGFQSNGPGLEYRVQWRQLNAGGDWSTKNVANVSQFVVSGTPTYVSYEIRVQAINDYGSGPEPETVIGYSGEDLPLSAPKGVQVKVPNSTFAEVHWEPVPRSSVRGKLQGYKVYYRRQRGLHETEPEEEPQEQVLTFSGNRSEGRLPGLQPYSVYNLSIRVFNNKGEGPPSQSSRFETPEGVPGPPFLNTINRSLDSLTLELGPPLQRNGRLLGYTLKYQPVNSTHELEPPKIRTFLANETTFTLHNLNSSTLYKFYLSAKTIKGSGPFTTEEAFTVMETIQTQPPVVTGKGPTEPLLPTSPITQSPPPLSHKAPPVGPAFGTVNTSVSEEGAVISWDYFGHHKNVYVEYIVENSKEDWKKELVNGSHWHMIKGLKPGTSYKVRVVARDPNDPTVHSTDEVLVAVPAVPSRQVDIATQGWFIGLMCAIALLILVLLIVCFIKRNKGGKYPVKEKEDAHQDPEIQPMKEDDGTFGEYSDMEDHKPLKGSRTPSNGTVRRDESDDSLVDYGEGGDGQFNEDGSFIGQYSGKKERDTHEGNESSEAPSPVNAMNSFV